A single genomic interval of Malania oleifera isolate guangnan ecotype guangnan chromosome 11, ASM2987363v1, whole genome shotgun sequence harbors:
- the LOC131168639 gene encoding serine/threonine-protein kinase STY13-like, with protein sequence MKENSDGFVRADQIDLKSLDEQLQRHLSRAWTMEKKREQQQQAGRPAREEWEIDPTKLIIKTVIARGTFGTVHRGVYDGQDVAVKLLDWGEEGHRTDAEIASLRAAFTQEVAVWHKLDHPNVTKFIGATMGTPELNIQTENGHIGMPSNICCVVVEYLPGGALKSYLIKNRRRKLAFKVVVQLALDLARGLSYLHSKKIVHRDVKTENMLLDKTRTLKIADFGVARVEASNPNDMTGETGTLGYMAPEVLNGNPYNRKCDVYSFGICLWEIYCCDMPYPDLSFSEVTSAVVRQNLRPEIPRCCPSSLGNVMKRCWDANPDRRPEMDEVVSMLEAIDTSKGGGMIPLDQPQGCFCFCRYRGP encoded by the exons atgaaggagAACAGCGATGGGTTTGTGAGGGCAGATCAGATAGATCTGAAGAGCTTGGACGAGCAGCTGCAGAGGCATCTTAGCAGAGCATGGACTATGGAGAAGAAGAGGGAGCAGCAGCAGCAGGCCGGGAGGCCTGCCAGAGAAGAGTGGGAAATTGATCCCACCAAACTCATCATCAAAACTGTCATCGCTCGCGGCACTTTCGGCACTGTTCACCGCGGCGTTTACGACGGCCAAGATGTtgcag TTAAACTTCTTGACTGGGGAGAGGAAGGTCACAGAACTGATGCTGAAATAGCTTCTCTTAGGGCTGCTTTTACACAGGAAGTTGCTGTTTGGCACAAGCTTGATCATCCTAATGTAACTAAG TTTATAGGTGCTACAATGGGCACACCAGAGCTAAACATACAAACGGAGAATGGTCATATTGGCATGCCAAGTAATATTTGTTGTGTTGTTGTTGAATATCTACCTGGAGGAGCATTAAAATCCTACCTCATAAAGAACCGGAGAAGGAAGCTGGCTTTCAAAGTAGTTGTTCAACTGGCACTAGATCTTGCTCGAGG GTTGAGCTATCTTCATTCTAAGAAGATTGTCCACAGAGACGTGAAAACAGAGAATATGCTCTTGGACAAGACTCGTACCCTGAAAATTGCTGACTTTGGGGTTGCTCGCGTTGAGGCTTCCAACCCGAATGACATGACTGGCGAGACTGGAACCCTTGGCTACATGGCTCCAGAG GTACTCAATGGCAACCCATATAATAGGAAGTGCGACGTTTACAGTTTTGGCATCTGCTTGTGGGAGATATATTGCTGTGACATGCCTTATCCTGACCTCAGCTTCTCAGAAGTAACATCAGCCGTTGTCCGCCAG AATCTGAGGCCTGAGATACCTCGATGTTGTCCGAGTTCTCTTGGAAATGTAATGAAGCGATGCTGGGATGCTAACCCTGACAGGCGGCCAGAGATGGACGAGGTAGTGTCCATGTTGGAGGCAATTGACACATCAAAGGGGGGAGGGATGATTCCTCTTGATCAGCCTCAGGGATGTTTCTGTTTCTGCAGGTATCGAGGACCTTGA